From one Leishmania infantum JPCM5 genome chromosome 29 genomic stretch:
- a CDS encoding ribosomal protein L3-like protein, with translation MHGFRGRALATAFCVARRWRSGGGPGDRRVRTDWYRCYPSLMEEKDRDMYHCYYPYLFDHGDKMSLYPKIPDNPREWQVEQLQTTYDAIREDKYDAFVRLRAKFPELYQDTYAWDNPPPFGEFNMFYSVRFGMIGVKAFTCKDYDDLGNQFDCTAFWFPDNQIVKHSTRNGDVGTDKVYVGAMNVPVEFHKPHVAAFYKAAGVPVKHVSAGFPVTPDAYAPVGTKLDVRHFKPGQEVTITFQNTDYGYQGVMFRHGFDGGYVWLGDSKWQRRPGCMGAEGQKRIYPGHRMAGQTGASAETYDGVPVWRIDYKNSLIYLPTLIDADVGTYVKFRDTINTKGYTLWNEHRGTPPFPTFVPSEEENLGKLATDECQLTSPPLYMYFRDEFAAAQLVTQADVEDAKSVKPATAAPKKKVYDLKKYTEARKKYRKNLQKARKYKLMGVRTRAHEKQQEARRAKILKYKRVKT, from the coding sequence ATGCACGGCTTCCGTGGGCGTGCGCTCGCCACTGCCTTTTGCGTGgcacggcgatggcgcagcggcgggggccCAGGCGATCGGCGTGTTCGGACAGACTGGTATCGTTGCTATCCTTCGCTCATGGAGGAAAAAGACCGCGACATGTACCACTGCTACTACCCCTACTTGTTCGACCATGGCGACAAGATGAGCTTGTACCCGAAAATCCCCGACAACCCTCGCGAATGgcaggtggagcagctgcagacaACGTACGACGCGATCCGCGAGGACAAGTACGACGCGTTTGTTCGCTTACGTGCGAAATTCCCCGAGCTCTACCAAGACACTTATGCCTGGGACAACCCGCCACCGTTTGGAGAGTTCAACATGTTTTACAGCGTCCGCTTTGGGATGATAGGTGTCAAGGCCTTCACCTGCAAAGACTACGATGACCTGGGCAACCAGTTTGACTGTACCGCATTCTGGTTCCCCGACAACCAGATTGTCAAGCACTCTACCCGTAACGGCGATGTGGGAACAGATAAAGTTTATGTTGGGGCGATGAACGTGCCGGTGGAGTTTCATAAGCCGCACGTCGCGGCGTTTTACAAGGCGGCGGGCGTACCTGTGAAGCATGTGTCTGCCGGCTTTCCTGTCACGCCGGATGCGTACGCGCCGGTCGGGACAAAGCTTGACGTGCGCCACTTCAAGCCTGGTCAGGAGGTGACCATCACCTTTCAGAACACCGACTACGGCTATCAAGGCGTCATGTTTCGCCACGGCTTCGACGGTGGCTATGTCTGGCTCGGAGACTCCAAGTGGCAGCGACGCCCCGGCTGCATGGGTGCAGAGGGACAGAAGCGCATCTACCCGGGTCATCGCATGGCAGGGCAGACGGGCGCCTCTGCGGAAACCTACGATGGCGTTCCGGTGTGGCGCATCGACTACAAGAACTCGCTCATCTACTTGCCCACCCTCATCGACGCCGATGTCGGGACTTACGTGAAGTTTAGGGACACCATCAATACGAAAGGATACACGCTGTGGAATGAGCACCGCGGCACCCCACCTTTCCCCACCTTTGTCCctagcgaggaggagaacctCGGCAAACTAGCCACCGACGAATGCCAGCTCACCTCTCCTCCACTGTACATGTACTTCCGCGACGAGTTCGCTGCAGCTCAGCTTGTGACCCAGGCGGACGTCGAGGACGCCAAGAGTGTCAAGCCGGCGACCGCAGCGCCCAAAAAGAAGGTGTACGACTTGAAAAAGTACACGGAAGCCAGAAAAAAGTACCGCAAGAACCTGCAGAAGGCACGCAAGTACAAGCTCATGGGCGTCCGAACGCGCGCTCACGAAAAGCAACAGGAGGCTCGGCGTGCCAAGATACTGAAATATAAGCGCGTCAAGACGTGA
- a CDS encoding transcription factor-like protein, with protein sequence MQPSANHTISVSRLSAVLAQWRAAAARGDAAAKQCSAWACVFGERSVNTPDNQRGQAILQYLLEAKEPVCNTAVLITEDVTLILHGAGVRVAAPLTKLEGHTIEVVEGVEAAQARATALLAGKTVGAPVNEFAIQEGPFASAFTELVRGAVPSESLLSAAPVLGELLFVKDDAALGCVEKAAGLCCAVFRRYARDCIANEMSKRDPKTLYDVRQMLYAKLERPNTIQALESLAVDDFSLVTGLPPCLFHKGTYNSQLNVDEDTLKAACNVPIHGDVVVVRFGVKNTGYTAFFGRTLLVVSAAPSNAKEAYQFAYDVSAKLMELLVPGARLSDVYAGAMQYATNQNSDLAVLLAKNFGFSTGLLVLEARGTISEKGTAIVADGMSFVIRVVLESVPSAGGKDTFDMELTDTVIIRGGVAELKTKVARKLAEVLYEDLDETAAATEVAQQVRRDLSKITRQGQSDTVMISREAQREQELRQLLSELHAEFVAAGGKKGTQTSTEEYRACDIGRLSLGELTPYKPEDRVPPPESKGGIFVQTDKKVVWLPVCGRAVPFHASTVNRVDVKTEGGKYTMTVTFHAMQEANVGYKLNPTKVFVKELGYSSSRDVFTDSAIAIQGIQQRIKNEDAARKRSLTSASNGRLTVTPNPLRLPTVKIRPPITNANRQNKGCVGNLELHANGLRFSFLGGTPIDMLFENIKHVIFQPAVKSIYVIYHVTLKKPIEINRKNVLEVQFVAEVMESSELASAARRSFEEEVQAEERDEMRIRQTNKQFITFAHAVEERSKIKTQLPTNQFSFDGVHARSMTMFKGNREVLWAITDTPAFTQSVDEVEVVSFERIIPGSATFDMSLILKDYNKPVITINSIPRDSLENIKDWCLSARLYYMETTVNPNWRATMKEIREDPDWDPWLRGDGWSVLNNVTNDEEEEEEDDDSDSDSTYYEDDDETSDSDDSSWLEDEESDPSSGSDESDESSAASWDELERRAAAKDRQRDFSDDDDYHPRKRQRAGAATPALPAAPATRPSKVPLNMAGRAGGGAVPPARRF encoded by the coding sequence ATGCAGCCTTCTGCGAACCATACTATTTCTGTGTCCCGGCTTAGCGCTGTTTTGGCGCAGTggcgggctgctgctgcccgtggagacgcagcggcgaagcagtGCTCGGCGTGGGCTTGTGTCTTTGGCGAGCGTAGCGTCAACACTCCCGATAACCAGCGTGGGCAGGCGATCCTTCAGTACCTCCTGGAGGCGAAAGAGCCGGTATGCAACACCGCCGTGCTCATCACGGAGGATGTGACGCTCATTCTTCACGGTGCAGGCGTGCGcgttgcggcgccgctgacaAAGCTCGAGGGTCATACCATCGAGGTGGTCGAGGGGGTCGAGGCGGCACAGGCGCGAGCCACTGCCCTGCTCGCCGGAAAGACGGTTGGTGCCCCGGTTAACGAGTTTGCGATTCAGGAGGGCCCATTTGCGTCAGCCTTCACTGAGCTCGTGCGCGGAGCCGTGCCCAGCGAGTCGCTTCTATCGGCTGCCCCTGTGCTGGGTGAGCTGCTTTTTGTGAAGGATGATGCCGCTCTCGGTTGCGTCGAGAAGGCCGCGgggctgtgctgcgccgtctTTCGCCGTTATGCCCGCGACTGCATTGCGAACGAGATGTCGAAGAGAGACCCCAAAACTCTCTACGATGTGCGCCAGATGCTGTACGCCAAGCTGGAGCGACCCAACACAATTCAGGCACTCGAGTCGCTCGCGGTGGACGATTTTTCTCTCGTCACCGGACTGCCGCCGTGTCTCTTCCACAAGGGCACGTACAACTCACAGCTTAACGTGGACGAGGACACCCTCAAGGCGGCGTGCAATGTTCCGATTCACGGGGATGTGGTTGTGGTCCGATTTGGCGTCAAGAACACAGGCTACACCGCCTTCTTTGGCCGCACGCTACTGGTGGTgtcggcagcaccgtcgaACGCGAAAGAAGCGTATCAGTTCGCCTACGATGTGAGCGCTAAGCTCATGGAGCTCCTTGTCCCTGGCGCACGGCTGAGCGACGTGTACGCTGGCGCCATGCAGTACGCGACGAACCAGAACTCTGACCTGGCCGTGCTCCTAGCGAAAAACTTTGGTTTCTCTACGGGCCTTCTCGTCCTCGAGGCACGCGGAACCATTTCGGAGAAGGGTACCGCGATCGTCGCCGACGGGATGAGCTTCGTGATACGCGTCGTGCTCGAATCTGTCCCTAGCGCAGGCGGTAAGGACACGTTTGACATGGAGCTCACCGACACGGTAATCATACGCGGCGGTGTGGCGGAGCTCAAGACAAAGGTGGCGCGCAAACTGGCAGAGGTTCTCTACGAAGACCTCGATGAAacggccgccgcgacggaGGTCGCACAGCAGGTGCGGCGTGACTTAAGCAAGATCACTCGTCAGGGTCAGTCCGACACCGTGATGATCTcgcgcgaggcgcagcgtgagcaggagctgcggcagctcctcAGCGAGCTGCACGCAGAATTCGTGGCGGCAGGTGGCAAAAAAGGGACGCAGACCTCGACGGAGGAGTACCGCGCATGCGACATTGGCCGCCTGTCGCTTGGCGAGCTGACTCCTTACAAGCCGGAGGAccgggtgccgccgccggagagCAAGGGTGGAATCTTTGTGCAGACGGACAAGAAGGTTGTGTGGCTCCCCGTATGCGGCCGCGCCGTGCCCTTTCACGCGTCGACAGTGAACAGGGTGGATGTCAAGACTGAGGGCGGCAAGTACACTATGACAGTCACATTCCATGCCATGCAGGAGGCCAACGTGGGCTACAAACTGAACCCCACCAAGGTGTTCGTGAAGGAGCTGGGGTACTCGAGCTCGAGGGATGTGTTCACGGACTCTGCAATCGCTATTCAAGGCATTCAGCAACGCATCAAGAACGAGGACGCTGCCCGAAAGCGTTCCCTCACCTCTGCCTCCAACGGGAGGCTGACAGTGACGCCCAATCCGCTGCGTCTCCCGACAGTGAAGATTCGCCCGCCGATCACGAACGCGAACCGTCAAAACAAGGGCTGCGTGGGCAATCTCGAGCTGCATGCGAACGGGCTGCGTTTCTCATTTCTCGGGGGTACCCCAATTGACATGCTGTTCGAAAACATCAAGCACGTCATTTTTCAACCTGCAGTGAAGAGCATCTACGTTATTTACCACGTTACGCTGAAGAAGCCGATCGAGATCAACCGCAAAAACGTGCTGGAGGTTCAGTTCGTGGCAGAGGTGATGGAGAGCAGCGAGCTCGCGAGTGCTGCTCGGAGATCGTTCGAAGAGGAGGTCCAGGCAGAGGAGCGCGATGAGATGCGCATCCGGCAGACAAACAAGCAGTTCATCACCTTTGCCCACGCCGTGGAAGAGCGAAGCAAGATCAAGACGCAGCTGCCTACAAACCAGTTCTCCTTCGATGGCGTTCACGCTCGCTCCATGACCATGTTCAAAGGCAATCGCGAGGTCCTCTGGGCTATCACCGACACCCCAGCCTTCACACAGAGCGTCGACGAGGTCGAGGTGGTCTCCTTTGAGCGCATTATCCCAGGCAGCGCTACGTTCGACATGTCGCTCATCCTGAAGGACTACAACAAGCCGGTCATCACCATCAACTCGATCCCGCGCGACTCGCTGGAAAACATTAAGGATTGGTGCCTGAGTGCACGGCTCTACTACATGGAGACTACTGTGAACCCCAACTGGCGAGCCACGATGAAGGAGATCCGCGAAGACCCCGACTGGGACCCGTGGCTACGCGGGGACGGCTGGTCGGTTCTCAACAACGTGACgaacgacgaggaggaagaggaggaggacgacgattCCGACTCGGACTCGACGTACTACGAGGATGACGATGAGACCTCTGATTCCGACGACAGCTCCTGGctcgaggacgaggagagtGACCCGTCGTCAggcagcgacgagagcgacgagtccagcgccgccagctggGACGAGCTGGAGCGTCGAGCAGCCGCCAAAGACCGTCAGAGGGACttcagcgacgacgacgactacCACCCACGTaagcggcagcgtgccggtgctgcgacACCTGCGCTACCGGCCGCGCCCGCTACGCGACCCTCAAAGGTGCCGCTGAACATGGCTgggcgcgcaggcggcggcgctgttcCGCCGGCTCGCCGATTCTAG